A window of the Brassica oleracea var. oleracea cultivar TO1000 chromosome C1, BOL, whole genome shotgun sequence genome harbors these coding sequences:
- the LOC106342607 gene encoding lysine-rich arabinogalactan protein 19 has product MASSQALFLLTLSMVLISFSLAQSPMMAPSGSMSMPPMPSGGSPMPMMTPPPMPMMTPPPMPMTPPPMPMAPPPMPMAPSPMTPMSPSTTPMGPSPASVPDMASPPMPAMESAPSPGPMPPTMASPDSGAFNVRNDVVAFSFVVAAHLLLV; this is encoded by the coding sequence ATGGCCTCTTCACAAGCCCTCTTTTTGCTGACATTGTCTATGGTTTTAATTTCTTTTTCATTAGCTCAGTCCCCCATGATGGCTCCTTCTGGCTCAATGTCCATGCCACCAATGCCTAGCGGCGGCTCTCCGATGCCAATGATGACTCCACCTCCTATGCCGATGATGACTCCACCTCCTATGCCTATGACTCCACCTCCTATGCCCATGGCTCCACCACCAATGCCCATGGCTCCATCACCTATGACGCCAATGAGTCCATCAACTACTCCTATGGGCCCAAGCCCCGCATCAGTCCCTGACATGGCTTCCCCACCGATGCCGGCAATGGAATCTGCTCCTTCTCCGGGACCCATGCCACCAACAATGGCCTCCCCGGATTCAGGAGCTTTCAATGTAAGAAACGACGTTGTAGCATTTTCTTTCGTTGTGGCAGCTCATTTGCTCCTCGTTTGA
- the LOC106325046 gene encoding probable serine/threonine-protein kinase cdc7, which produces MSEDPSRLGSSTAAGRELIALGLTNSDGDEHLYHQQASELCRHLLHLGHSESVAHLSSRCTHLQASPELVKFLCSIPNSPISLTEDGVFVTLSCEFLSDPASFASSLGMPEHDLCEKISRFTDSMSPKHKHMRENEEKEELQLMPLPKRSRNNEINASYRANEITTIVNGSMLETLKAFETQASLISLGGELLAFDQSPWSSGCEMFTNVPVDVDPMHCLEEIKQDSPFLGEFGYCNQLEIGDFQIVDNLSLIEEEEEDNNEDLLPEGEIQTPNVQSEPTPSENELRSVYIVEDTEDKLALSCNPLKQEGQTVEVFSTPVKEIPLKPSAVTVNQDSSLVHKAQDLCKPSGNSKAYSCSPEKKYTRKNKATQKAKQNLNSIRPKDQKEQSKQITFPDFDAYTVVEEEGSGGYGIVYKARRKTDGKEFAIKYPHAGAQKHYINNEIRTLERFGGKNFIIKYEGCLKNGDSDCIILEHVEHDRPDLLKREIDVYQLQLYGYCMFKALSTLHKQGVVHRDVKPGNFLFSRKSREGYLIDFNLAMDMHQKHRRADKSKAATVLPTVSKRHQTLINAPDTTNRVTNKSSQKTLAPNSLKKAAGKIRSRNDMSRWERFNSQGGEGSGLTSAKDVTSTRNNPSGEKRREPLPCHGRKELLNFLQETMSGPVPNHEVSSKAPTSMRKRVAALPEKDDGLVYLTPMPLRSNGRPEAGDVVKQKDGPCSGTKGFRAPEVCLRSLHQGPKIDVWSAGVTLLYLMMGRAPFTGDPEQNIKDIANLRGSEELWEVAKLHNRESSFPEELYESRYLKGMELRKWCEFNTKRRDFLDAIPRSLLDLVDKCLTVNPRLRLSAEDALKHDFFHSVHETLRKQRVLKQQQQQQQTHPSVVVDAVDQTIH; this is translated from the exons ATGTCTGAAGACCCGAGTCGACTCGGAAGCTCAACAGCCGCCGGAAGAGAGCTTATAGCTCTCGGACTCACCAATTCAGACGGCGACGAGCATCTCTACCACCAACAAGCCTCGGAGTTATGCCGTCACCTACTCCACCTTGGCCACTCCGAATCCGTTGCGCATCTTTCTTCGCGGTGTACACACTTGCAAGCTTCTCCTGAGCTCGTTAAGTTTCTTTGCTCGATCCCTAACTCCCCTATCTCCCTCACCGAAGATGGCGTATTCGTGACTCTCTCGTGCGAGTTTCTCTCCGATCCGGCTAGTTTCGCGTCTAGTCTGGGTATGCCGGAGCACGATCTGTGTGAGAAGATTTCGCGTTTTACGGATTCGATGTCGCCCAAGCATAAGCATATGAGAG AAAACGAGGAAAAAGAGGAGCTACAGCTCATGCCATTGCCAAAACGAAGCCGAAATAATGAAATCAAT GCTAGTTACAGAGCTAATGAGATTACAACTATTGTGAATGGTTCCATGCTTGAGACGCTTAAGGCTTTTGAAACCCAAGCTTCGCTTATAAGTTTAGGCGGAGAACTACTGGCATTTGACCAAAGTCCTTGGTCGAGTGGTTGCGAGATGTTCACCAATGTTCCAGTGGATGTTGATCCTATGCATTGCTTGGAGGAGATCAAGCAAGATTCGCCATTTCTTGGAGAGTTTGGATACTGTAACCAACTTGAGATTGGAGATTTTCAAATTGTTGACAACCTAAGTTTAATCGAAGAAGAAGAAGAGGATAACAACGAGGATTTGTTACCTGAGGGGGAGATACAAACTCCCAATGTGCAGTCTGAACCCACACCATCAGAAAATGAGTTAAGATCAGTGTACATTGTGGAGGATACTGAAGATAAGCTTGCCTTGAGTTGTAACCCATTGAAGCAAGAGGGTCAGACTGTAGAGGTCTTCAGCACCCCTGTAAAAGAGATACCGTTGAAGCCTTCTGCTGTAACAGTTAATCAAGATAGCTCTTTGGTACATAAAGCTCAGGATCTGTGCAAACCGTCTGGAAACAGCAAAGCATATAGCTGTTCTCCTGAGAAAAAATACACCAGGAAAAATAAAGCTACTCAGAAGGCAAAACAGAATCTGAACTCCATTCGACCTAAAGACCAGAAG GAACAGTCAAAGCAGATCACATTTCCAGATTTTGATGCTTACACTGTTGTAGAGGAAGAAGGCTCAG GTGGCTACGGTATTGTTTATAAGGCAAGGAGGAAAACTGATGGAAAAGAGTTCGCCATTAAAT ATCCACATGCCGGTGCTCAAAAACACTATATTAATAATGAAATCAGAACGCTCGAACGTTTTGG GGGGAAAAACTTTATAATAAAATATGAAGGCTGTCTCAAGAACGGAGATTCCGATTGCATTATCCTCGAGCACGTTGAACATGACAGACCTGATCTTTTGAAGAGAGAAATAGATGTGTATCAGCTACAGTTATACGGCTACTGCATGTTCAAAGCTCTGTCAACTCTTCATAAGCAG GGTGTTGTTCACAGGGATGTTAAGCCAGGCAACTTCCTTTTCTCTAGGAAGAGCAGGGAAGGTTATCTCATTGACTTTAACCTCGCCATG GATATGCACCAGAAGCACAGGAGAGCCG ATAAATCAAAAGCAGCTACAGTTCTCCCAACTGTCAGCAAGAGGCATCAGACATTGATTAACGCTCCTGACACAACAAACCGAGTGACCAACAAATCTTCTCAGAAAACTCTAGCGCCCAATAGCCTGAAGAAAGCAGCGGGAAAGATAAGATCTCGGAATGACATGAGCAGATGGGAGAGATTCAACAGCCAAGGGGGAGAAGGATCTGGCTTAACTTCGGCCAAAGATGTGACCAGCACAAGGAACAACCCTTCAGGTGAAAAGAGGAGAGAGCCTTTGCCATGCCATGGAAGGAAAGAGCTTTTAAACTTTCTGCAGGAGACAATGTCTGGTCCAGTTCCAAACCATGAAGTATCATCCAAAGCTCCTACGTCTATGAGAAAACGTGTCGCTGCTCTTCCAGAGAAAGATGATGGGCTTGTTTATCTGACCCCAATGCCGCTGCGCTCTAACGGTAGGCCCGAAGCAG GGGATGTAGTTAAACAGAAAGACGGTCCTTGCTCAGGAACCAAAGGCTTCCGTGCTCCAGAG GTTTGCTTAAGATCGTTGCACCAAGGACCTAAGATAGACGTGTGGTCTGCAGGAGTAACTTTGTTATACCTAATGATGGGAAGAGCACCTTTCACTGGTGACCCTGAACA GAACATAAAGGATATTGCGAATCTACGAGGCAGTGAAGAATTATGGGAAGTAGCCAAGCTGCACAACCGTGAATCTTCTTTCCCTGAG GAATTGTATGAGTCAAGGTACTTGAAAGGGATGGAGTTGAGAAAATGGTGCGAATTCAACACAAAACGCAGAGACTTCCTAGACGCTATTCCACGGTCGCTCCTAGACCTTGTTGATAAGTGTTTGACCGTTAACCCAAGGCTACGACTCAGCGCGGAGGATGCTCTGAAGCACGACTTCTTCCATTCAGTTCATGAAACCCTTAGAAAACAAAGGGTCCTTAAGCAGCAGCAGCAGCAGCAGCAAACGCATCCTTCAGTGGTTGTTGACGCAGTAGACCAAACGATACACTAA
- the LOC106310107 gene encoding uncharacterized protein LOC106310107 yields the protein MIEVKRPGSSTRITTTLLDSLMILFRNKHILLPIFAFIAIPLSALHLSLTLTSFRLKNHVFRLEALANVVHTRFEARQIWEESRQDAVSLLRLKSRYFVPSFILSCIVSIAVITSTSFSHQGLNPSLKSSFASVKSSWMRVTATSIVVYGLLFLYSPVPMFLSALFGYTPTLRHLITFLSLGIEVYIMAITGLGLVVSVVEERYGFDAVKEGTGLMKGRRITGLALAGVFVFLSSWIGHGMEKLAKELDVDSSSGSWWRSVVVSGGWDGWKLVCMYGAEVVLSYVVVTVFYCECRKRHGNSDPDVADEEGLAI from the coding sequence ATGATTGAAGTAAAGCGACCTGGTTCTTCCACAAGGATCACCACAACACTCCTTGACTCCTTGATGATTCTCTTCAGAAACAAACACATCTTACTCCCAATCTTCGCCTTCATAGCCATCCCTCTCTCGGCCTTGCATCTCTCCTTAACTCTCACCTCCTTTCGTCTCAAAAACCATGTCTTCCGCTTAGAAGCCCTAGCCAACGTTGTCCACACACGGTTCGAAGCTAGACAGATCTGGGAAGAGTCTAGACAAGACGCTGTCTCTCTTCTACGTCTCAAGTCCCGGTACTTCGTCCCATCCTTCATCCTCTCCTGTATCGTCTCCATAGCCGTCATCACATCAACTTCCTTCTCGCACCAGGGCCTGAACCCATCTCTGAAGTCGTCATTTGCTTCGGTGAAGTCCTCGTGGATGAGAGTAACAGCGACTTCCATCGTTGTCTACGGTCTGCTCTTCCTCTATTCACCGGTTCCCATGTTTCTATCTGCTCTCTTCGGTTACACACCCACACTGCGTCACCTCATCACATTTCTCAGTTTAGGTATTGAGGTATACATTATGGCTATAACAGGGCTTGGGCTTGTGGTCTCTGTGGTAGAAGAAAGGTACGGTTTTGACGCGGTTAAGGAAGGAACGGGGTTGATGAAAGGGAGGAGGATAACGGGGTTGGCTCTGGCGGGTGTGTTTGTGTTTTTATCGAGTTGGATTGGTCATGGGATGGAGAAGCTGGCGAAGGAGCTAGATGTAGACTCGAGCTCAGGGTCGTGGTGGAGGTCTGTGGTTGTGTCCGGTGGGTGGGATGGGTGGAAACTGGTGTGTATGTATGGGGCTGAGGTGGTGCTGAGTTATGTTGTAGTCACTGTTTTTTACTGCGAGTGTAGGAAACGTCATGGGAACAGTGATCCAGATGTTGCTGATGAAGAAGGTCTTGCTATTTAA